A genomic region of Fundidesulfovibrio terrae contains the following coding sequences:
- a CDS encoding cellulose biosynthesis cyclic di-GMP-binding regulatory protein BcsB — protein sequence MIRAALLVLAILMATGTAQAAPQGKAAGQSPDPAEAANQLLKPQRNPDGTYTVKMLLSSLTPAKNHTLRGTSAAFSFSLPVPERWDVKSASISFGYVNSSSLVARLSRLSFLVGGRVLGQIELRPESPKGKVEIPIPGNLLAPGYNECVFRVAQSYTEEYCESPQHQSLWTNLELETATVEITYAMKPVPARLSAVSDFLFDSRAFLGSDVNIVLPEFSEKSVKLAAMAASGVALRMDYQAARTTVSNELKLGRDNIVIGDAAFAQRLLGSRAPKIGESTMALLPGAGPSGPDPQTAVVVLSGSPEGVEKAVRAFSYLSFPFPDAPEADLSQVTDPEPEMLEAAKNISRDKEYTLRSMGYFTKTVRGQPIDLSYTFPSGLDLNPNSYVTLSLHVAYAPGMREDSVLMVYINGVFVGGVHFEDVKGGTFLDYRINLPLYAMKKGTNTITLTPVLNPLKTRLCESYQSDNLAMTLYDDSTLTFPDIPLWVKLPDLTLFYQDVFPYAQWPDMRGATLLLGDKEQETVNAAVNLAAQAAQRTGLPPLKLDVSFGPAASGNVIAVGGVDSLPKELVSAAPFSLLPQGKRPYPQMQRPKAQDEEAAAHKAPLWSKFLPFLWERGRKSSDVTQYIWADVRSGAALSPGKGFVTQFKAPATAADTVTLFTAATAKDVDRLAARLWEPAVRSMIAGDVAVVDLDSARPKAASLEVGEKYYMGKIGAVPKLTILVNTYPWTSLSVVMVLLLVFAWAAWRMLKVVRAKRQ from the coding sequence ATGATCCGCGCAGCGCTTCTCGTCCTGGCAATCCTTATGGCAACCGGCACGGCCCAGGCTGCTCCGCAGGGGAAGGCCGCCGGGCAATCACCCGATCCGGCCGAGGCGGCGAACCAGCTGCTCAAGCCCCAGCGCAATCCGGACGGCACCTACACGGTCAAGATGCTCCTCTCGAGCCTGACCCCGGCCAAGAACCACACCCTGCGCGGAACCTCGGCCGCATTCTCCTTCAGCCTTCCCGTTCCCGAGCGCTGGGACGTGAAGAGCGCGTCCATCAGTTTCGGCTACGTCAACTCCTCCTCGCTCGTCGCCAGGCTCTCGCGCCTGAGCTTCCTGGTGGGGGGGCGCGTCCTGGGACAGATCGAGCTGCGTCCTGAATCGCCAAAGGGCAAGGTGGAGATACCCATCCCGGGGAACCTGCTCGCTCCCGGCTACAACGAGTGCGTCTTCCGCGTGGCGCAGAGCTATACCGAAGAGTACTGCGAATCCCCCCAGCACCAGTCCCTGTGGACCAACCTGGAGCTGGAGACGGCCACGGTTGAGATCACCTACGCCATGAAGCCCGTGCCCGCCCGCCTTTCGGCCGTCTCGGACTTCCTGTTCGACTCGCGCGCCTTCCTGGGATCGGACGTGAACATCGTTCTGCCGGAATTTTCCGAAAAGTCGGTGAAACTTGCCGCCATGGCCGCCTCGGGCGTGGCCTTGCGCATGGACTACCAGGCCGCCAGGACCACCGTTTCCAACGAGCTCAAGCTAGGGCGCGACAACATCGTCATCGGGGACGCCGCCTTCGCCCAACGCCTTCTGGGCTCGCGTGCCCCGAAGATCGGCGAATCCACCATGGCCCTGCTGCCGGGAGCGGGTCCGTCCGGTCCCGATCCCCAGACGGCCGTGGTGGTGCTCTCCGGCTCGCCCGAGGGTGTGGAGAAGGCGGTGAGGGCCTTCAGCTATCTCTCCTTCCCCTTCCCGGACGCCCCCGAAGCCGACCTGTCGCAAGTGACCGACCCCGAGCCCGAAATGCTCGAAGCGGCCAAAAACATCAGCCGCGACAAGGAATACACCCTGCGCTCCATGGGCTACTTCACCAAGACCGTTCGAGGTCAGCCCATCGACCTCTCCTACACCTTCCCCTCGGGCCTGGACCTGAACCCCAACAGCTACGTCACCCTGTCGCTGCACGTGGCCTACGCGCCGGGCATGCGCGAGGACTCCGTGCTCATGGTGTACATCAACGGCGTCTTCGTTGGCGGCGTGCACTTCGAGGACGTCAAGGGCGGCACCTTCCTGGACTACCGCATCAACCTGCCCCTGTACGCCATGAAGAAGGGCACCAACACCATCACCCTCACCCCGGTGCTCAACCCCCTCAAGACCAGACTTTGCGAGTCCTATCAGTCCGACAACCTGGCCATGACCCTCTATGACGACTCCACCCTCACCTTCCCGGACATCCCCCTGTGGGTGAAGCTCCCCGACCTGACCCTCTTCTACCAGGACGTGTTCCCCTACGCCCAGTGGCCCGACATGCGCGGCGCAACCCTTCTCCTGGGCGACAAGGAGCAGGAGACAGTCAACGCCGCCGTGAACCTGGCCGCCCAGGCAGCCCAGCGCACCGGGCTGCCGCCGCTCAAGCTCGATGTCAGCTTCGGCCCCGCCGCGTCCGGCAACGTCATCGCCGTGGGTGGCGTGGACTCCCTGCCCAAGGAGCTGGTCTCGGCCGCGCCCTTCTCGCTCCTGCCCCAGGGCAAACGCCCCTACCCCCAGATGCAAAGGCCCAAGGCCCAGGACGAAGAAGCCGCGGCCCACAAGGCCCCGCTGTGGTCCAAGTTCCTGCCCTTCCTCTGGGAGCGCGGTCGCAAAAGCTCGGACGTGACCCAGTACATATGGGCCGACGTGCGCTCCGGAGCCGCGCTCTCGCCCGGCAAAGGCTTCGTGACCCAGTTCAAGGCACCGGCCACGGCGGCCGATACCGTCACCCTGTTCACCGCCGCCACCGCCAAGGATGTGGACCGGCTGGCCGCCCGCCTCTGGGAACCGGCCGTGCGCTCCATGATCGCCGGGGATGTGGCCGTGGTGGACCTGGACTCCGCGAGGCCCAAGGCCGCGTCCCTGGAAGTCGGCGAGAAGTACTACATGGGCAAGATCGGCGCCGTACCCAAGCTGACCATCCTGGTGAACACCTACCCCTGGACGTCGCTGTCCGTGGTCATGGTCCTCCTGCTGGTGTTCGCCTGGGCCGCCTGGCGCATGCTCAAGGTTGTCCGGGCCAAGAGACAGTAG
- a CDS encoding PAS domain S-box protein translates to MNVPDTPGPHSEAHVEALLKAAVDAIVIMGQDQRIQAFSKAAEKLFGYSQGEVLGANVTILMPEPFRSAHDGYVVRYLHTGEKRIIGQGREILAQRKDGSTFPAYLSVGEGSSEGETFFVGILHDLSREKDTFRRVRELAAIVDSTGDAVIGQTLDGIVTYWNKGAQELYGYSAGETIGRDIAELTVPEEKLDEFREINARIGGGEGVVRVETVRRDKSGKRLVVSLTVSPILDAGAKVTGASVIARDITSRRQAEKAQAEARRAAEESNRVKSDFLSIVSHELRTPLTIILGNISLLTDHQNMPAPSEAAEIAQDIEDSANQLLALINDLLDISDMEAGQARLRLTPVQAEELMLEVAQAAEIMAAHKGLEVVCRFEPVEVMADPLRLKQALVNLVENAVKFTASGTITLSVESTGAKVLFQVSDTGPGIPDENVGRIFDAFHQGDSSSTRAAPGTGLGLTIVKRVVELHGGAVNVESEPGVGSTFTIALPLGQTAAAEGSSSPA, encoded by the coding sequence GTGAACGTTCCAGACACACCCGGCCCCCACAGCGAAGCGCACGTCGAGGCGCTCCTCAAGGCCGCGGTGGACGCCATCGTCATCATGGGCCAGGACCAGCGCATCCAGGCTTTCTCCAAGGCTGCCGAAAAACTTTTCGGCTACTCCCAGGGCGAGGTGCTGGGCGCAAACGTCACCATCCTCATGCCCGAGCCCTTCCGGTCGGCCCACGACGGCTACGTGGTCCGCTACCTTCATACCGGCGAGAAGCGCATCATCGGCCAGGGACGTGAAATCCTGGCTCAGCGCAAGGACGGGAGCACCTTCCCGGCCTACCTCTCGGTGGGCGAAGGCTCCTCCGAGGGCGAGACCTTTTTCGTGGGCATCCTGCACGACCTCTCCCGTGAGAAGGACACCTTCCGGCGAGTGCGCGAACTGGCCGCCATCGTGGATTCCACCGGCGACGCCGTGATCGGCCAGACCTTGGACGGGATCGTCACCTATTGGAACAAGGGCGCGCAGGAGCTCTACGGCTACTCCGCCGGCGAGACCATCGGCCGCGACATCGCCGAGCTGACCGTGCCCGAGGAAAAGCTGGACGAGTTCCGCGAGATCAACGCCCGCATCGGCGGCGGCGAAGGGGTGGTCCGGGTGGAAACCGTGCGCCGGGACAAGTCCGGCAAGCGCCTCGTCGTCTCCCTGACCGTCTCCCCCATCCTGGATGCCGGGGCCAAAGTGACGGGGGCTTCGGTCATCGCCCGCGACATCACGTCCCGCCGCCAGGCCGAGAAGGCCCAGGCCGAGGCCCGCCGCGCCGCCGAGGAGTCCAACCGGGTCAAATCCGACTTTCTGAGCATCGTCTCCCACGAACTGCGCACGCCGCTCACCATCATCCTGGGCAACATCTCCCTTTTGACCGACCACCAGAACATGCCCGCCCCCTCCGAGGCCGCAGAGATCGCCCAGGACATCGAGGACAGCGCCAACCAACTGCTGGCGCTCATCAACGACCTCCTGGACATCTCGGACATGGAAGCCGGACAGGCCCGGCTGCGCCTGACTCCGGTGCAGGCTGAGGAACTCATGCTGGAGGTGGCCCAGGCCGCCGAGATCATGGCCGCGCACAAGGGGCTCGAGGTGGTCTGCCGATTCGAGCCCGTGGAGGTCATGGCCGACCCCCTGCGGCTCAAGCAGGCCCTGGTCAACCTGGTGGAGAACGCGGTCAAGTTCACCGCCTCGGGAACCATCACCCTCTCCGTGGAGAGCACCGGGGCCAAGGTCCTGTTCCAGGTGAGCGACACGGGGCCGGGCATCCCGGACGAAAACGTCGGGCGCATCTTCGACGCCTTCCACCAGGGCGACAGCTCCAGCACCCGCGCGGCCCCAGGCACGGGACTGGGCCTGACCATCGTCAAGCGTGTTGTGGAACTCCATGGAGGCGCGGTCAACGTCGAGAGCGAACCGGGCGTGGGCAGCACCTTCACCATCGCCCTGCCCCTCGGGCAGACAGCGGCGGCGGAAGGCTCCTCCAGTCCGGCCTGA
- a CDS encoding Rrf2 family transcriptional regulator, with the protein MKRDSRLSGMLHVLLHMAGLDGPATSEALAKELGTNPVVIRRTLAGLRNQGYVLSEKGHGGGWTLGRDLSEVSLLDIYRALGSPSLLAMGNRVQTPGCLIEQSVNAALDQAFSDAEALLLSRFGEVTLAALRADLQDRLDRRGRDHDLGERRAP; encoded by the coding sequence ATGAAACGCGATAGCCGGTTGTCGGGCATGCTCCATGTTTTGCTGCACATGGCAGGGCTTGACGGCCCTGCGACCTCAGAGGCGCTTGCCAAGGAGCTCGGCACCAATCCCGTGGTGATTCGGCGTACCCTGGCCGGCCTTCGTAACCAGGGGTATGTCCTGTCGGAAAAAGGACATGGCGGCGGATGGACGCTGGGTCGCGATCTGTCCGAAGTGTCGCTGCTCGATATTTACCGCGCGCTCGGAAGCCCTTCGCTTCTGGCCATGGGCAACCGGGTGCAGACGCCTGGCTGCCTCATCGAACAGAGCGTCAATGCCGCCCTCGATCAAGCATTCAGCGACGCGGAAGCGTTGCTGTTGTCTCGTTTTGGCGAAGTGACGCTCGCGGCGCTCCGCGCGGACCTTCAAGACCGCCTCGACCGGCGTGGCAGGGATCATGACTTGGGGGAAAGGCGTGCGCCCTGA
- the aprB gene encoding adenylyl-sulfate reductase subunit beta, with the protein MPTFVDPSKCDGCKGGEKTACMYICPNDLMILDPAEMRAYNQEPEACWECYSCVKICPQGAIEARPYADFAPMGGVCIPMRSADSIMWTVKFRNGNTKRFKFPIRTTPEGSIKPYDGKPEPGSLDDEKLFTETWDLAKPQVALCEKAAISDADSAQCWLDGFCK; encoded by the coding sequence ATGCCTACCTTTGTCGATCCCAGCAAATGTGACGGGTGCAAGGGCGGCGAGAAGACCGCCTGCATGTACATTTGCCCCAACGACCTGATGATCCTCGATCCGGCCGAAATGCGGGCCTACAACCAGGAGCCCGAGGCTTGCTGGGAGTGCTACTCCTGCGTGAAGATCTGCCCGCAGGGCGCCATCGAGGCGCGGCCCTACGCCGACTTCGCTCCCATGGGCGGCGTCTGCATCCCCATGCGTTCGGCCGACTCCATCATGTGGACCGTCAAGTTCCGCAACGGCAACACCAAGCGCTTCAAGTTCCCCATCCGGACCACCCCCGAAGGCTCGATCAAGCCCTATGACGGCAAGCCCGAGCCCGGTAGCCTGGACGACGAGAAGCTGTTCACCGAGACTTGGGATCTTGCCAAGCCCCAGGTGGCCCTTTGCGAGAAGGCGGCTATCTCCGACGCCGACTCCGCTCAGTGCTGGCTGGACGGCTTCTGCAAGTAA
- a CDS encoding class I SAM-dependent methyltransferase: protein MNRLGEHFSNPQAVARYVEGPVRAVPGFCDMQRMASLLIAERVGEDARVLVLGAGGGLEMKVFADAHPGWTFDGVDPSAEMLALAERTLGLRASRARLHKGYVDDAPVGPFDAAACLLTLHFIPADERRRTLAEMRRRLRPGAPLVVAHLSFPQQDEAERALWLSRYAAFLCDSGVERGKAEQARAAMDAHLPLFTPEQDESLLRDAGFSDASLFYAAFAFRGWVAYA from the coding sequence ATGAACAGATTGGGCGAGCATTTCTCAAACCCACAAGCCGTGGCCCGTTACGTTGAAGGTCCTGTGCGAGCCGTGCCCGGGTTTTGCGACATGCAACGCATGGCTTCGCTTTTGATCGCGGAGCGGGTTGGGGAAGATGCGCGCGTGCTGGTGCTTGGAGCGGGCGGCGGGTTGGAAATGAAGGTGTTCGCGGATGCTCATCCCGGATGGACATTCGATGGCGTGGACCCGTCCGCCGAGATGCTCGCCCTGGCTGAACGGACCCTGGGGCTGCGCGCCTCGCGCGCCAGGCTGCACAAGGGGTATGTCGACGATGCGCCCGTGGGACCGTTCGATGCGGCGGCGTGCCTTTTGACGCTGCACTTCATCCCGGCGGACGAGCGTCGGCGGACGCTGGCTGAAATGCGCCGCCGCCTCAGGCCTGGCGCGCCTCTTGTCGTCGCCCACCTCAGCTTTCCGCAACAGGATGAAGCCGAGCGCGCGCTCTGGCTGTCGCGGTACGCCGCATTCCTTTGCGATTCGGGAGTTGAGCGTGGCAAGGCCGAACAGGCGCGTGCGGCGATGGATGCGCATTTGCCACTGTTCACGCCGGAGCAGGATGAATCGCTGCTGCGCGACGCAGGATTCTCGGACGCCAGCCTGTTCTACGCGGCGTTCGCGTTTCGCGGCTGGGTGGCGTATGCTTGA
- a CDS encoding glycosyltransferase family 2 protein: MTALALAGGLAVVAAGLHLTLEHQKGLGWLLTVLLYGLSLMEPRRGIVFRVFFMALGAFISLRYVIFRTTETVFFTGPVDFIFMMLLYLSEMYGVTIHFLGMFVNVWRIKRDPAPLPKDSSLWPTVDIFIPTYNEPDDVVFLTASACALLDYPKEKLRVYILDDGGTLAKQNNPDPEKAWEARDRSLRIKQMCQDLGIGYLTRNYNQKAKAGNINSAIMGRSFDQVETDEDGHARPGRDGALATTGELILILDCDHVPTRDILKNTVGFFIKDPKLFLVQTPHYFLNPTPIEKNLQTTQDSPGENEMFYGAVQLGLDFWNSSFFCGSAAVLRREILEAQGGIEGETITEDAETALGLHAKGYNSVYLNKPMISGLSPETFADFILQRSRWAQGMTQIFLLKNPLLQKGLALKQKLCYFNSCFFWFFGIARFFFFISPFLYLCMGIRLYNASWSQILAYAMPHLLASYIISNNLFGQVRHPFFSELFETIQSFYLLPAIFAVVANPRKPSFKVTPKGVALERDFLSHLSAPFYFMLLICLFSFFFGVYRWTAYPMERDAIIVTGTWNTFNLMMLMLCLGVVWEKRQIRRFHRFKAKGLIMLGEPDSAEWQPTALFDLSLLGMGMLVPSPAPYKPGEKITARATDSYGNAYTFRLRVERVFPHGNMHYIGTQFIIPDDKAMADVVGFVHGDSARFEHFARSIYNKRIGLLTGFYYLISKSLSGTVQNVQGIWSVMKRMAVDLAVRLFRASRPVPSRRFR; encoded by the coding sequence TTGACCGCCCTCGCGCTGGCAGGGGGGCTGGCCGTTGTCGCAGCGGGGCTGCACCTCACCCTGGAGCACCAGAAGGGGCTGGGCTGGCTGCTGACGGTGCTGCTGTACGGACTGAGCCTCATGGAACCCCGCCGGGGAATCGTCTTCCGGGTCTTCTTCATGGCCTTGGGCGCGTTCATCTCATTGCGTTACGTTATCTTTCGCACCACCGAGACGGTGTTCTTCACCGGCCCCGTGGATTTCATCTTCATGATGCTGCTCTATCTCTCGGAGATGTACGGCGTCACGATCCATTTCCTGGGGATGTTCGTCAACGTCTGGCGGATCAAGCGCGACCCAGCCCCGCTGCCCAAGGACTCCTCCCTCTGGCCCACGGTGGACATCTTCATCCCCACCTACAACGAGCCCGACGACGTGGTGTTCCTCACGGCTTCGGCCTGCGCGCTGCTGGACTATCCCAAGGAAAAACTGCGCGTCTACATCCTGGACGACGGCGGCACCCTGGCCAAGCAGAACAACCCCGATCCGGAAAAAGCCTGGGAGGCGCGCGACCGCTCGCTGCGCATCAAGCAGATGTGCCAGGACCTGGGCATCGGTTATCTGACCCGCAACTACAACCAGAAGGCCAAGGCCGGAAACATAAACTCCGCCATCATGGGCCGCTCCTTCGACCAGGTCGAGACGGACGAGGACGGCCACGCCCGGCCCGGCCGTGACGGGGCGCTTGCGACCACTGGCGAGCTGATCCTCATCTTGGACTGCGACCATGTCCCCACCCGGGACATCCTGAAAAACACCGTGGGCTTCTTCATCAAGGACCCCAAGCTCTTCCTGGTGCAGACCCCGCACTATTTCCTGAACCCAACGCCCATCGAGAAGAACCTCCAGACCACCCAGGACTCCCCCGGTGAGAACGAAATGTTCTACGGCGCCGTGCAGTTGGGCCTGGACTTCTGGAACTCCTCGTTCTTCTGCGGCTCCGCCGCCGTGCTGCGCCGCGAAATCCTGGAGGCCCAGGGCGGCATCGAGGGCGAGACCATCACCGAGGACGCCGAGACCGCGCTCGGCCTGCACGCCAAGGGCTACAACTCCGTCTACCTCAACAAGCCCATGATCTCCGGCCTTTCGCCCGAGACCTTCGCCGACTTCATCCTGCAGCGCTCCCGCTGGGCCCAGGGCATGACCCAGATATTTTTGCTCAAGAACCCGCTTCTGCAGAAGGGACTCGCCCTAAAGCAAAAGCTCTGCTACTTCAACTCCTGCTTCTTCTGGTTTTTCGGGATAGCCCGGTTCTTCTTCTTCATCTCCCCGTTCCTTTACCTGTGCATGGGCATCCGCCTCTACAACGCGTCCTGGAGCCAGATATTGGCCTACGCCATGCCCCACCTGCTGGCCAGCTACATCATCTCCAACAACCTCTTCGGACAGGTGCGCCATCCGTTCTTCTCGGAACTCTTCGAGACCATACAGAGTTTCTACCTCCTCCCGGCCATCTTCGCCGTGGTCGCGAACCCCAGAAAACCCAGCTTCAAGGTCACCCCCAAGGGAGTGGCCCTGGAGCGCGACTTCTTGAGCCACCTGTCCGCGCCGTTCTACTTCATGCTGTTGATCTGCCTGTTCTCGTTTTTTTTCGGCGTCTACCGCTGGACGGCCTACCCCATGGAACGAGACGCCATCATCGTCACCGGGACCTGGAACACCTTCAACCTGATGATGCTCATGCTCTGTCTGGGCGTGGTCTGGGAAAAACGCCAGATCAGGCGCTTCCACCGCTTCAAGGCCAAGGGGCTGATCATGCTGGGCGAGCCCGACTCGGCCGAATGGCAGCCCACGGCGCTCTTCGACCTGTCGCTGCTGGGCATGGGCATGCTCGTCCCCTCGCCAGCGCCCTACAAGCCCGGGGAGAAGATCACCGCCCGGGCCACGGACTCCTACGGCAACGCCTACACCTTCCGCCTGCGCGTGGAACGCGTCTTCCCCCATGGGAACATGCACTACATCGGCACCCAGTTCATCATCCCCGACGACAAGGCCATGGCCGACGTGGTGGGCTTCGTGCACGGCGACTCCGCCCGGTTCGAGCACTTCGCCCGCAGCATCTACAACAAGCGCATCGGCCTTCTGACCGGCTTCTACTACCTTATTTCCAAGAGCCTTTCCGGCACCGTGCAGAACGTCCAGGGCATCTGGTCGGTGATGAAGCGCATGGCGGTCGACCTCGCCGTGCGACTCTTCCGAGCGTCCAGGCCCGTACCTTCAAGGAGATTCCGATGA
- a CDS encoding peptidylprolyl isomerase, protein MLDILRQHSQSWVIKAIFGIIIAVFVFFGIYSFRDQRGAGGVLAYVGEKPILVKDFMSEYEGALRQAQAQNPSLTKEDLERFGFKSQVLMQMAGRVLIFDQAEKLGVAVSQAELQAEIARVPAFQNDQGKFDYDLYKEKLKSVGLNPESFESDQKRDLLYEKMVLYSILPVYVTAPEVRSIYNFSQEKAVVDYLSFPAREFASQVNVADDKVKEVYESSKEKYKRPAQAKIEYLEITPASLADPKQVSDQEAKTYYDANPDKFKHPDMVKANHLLVLLAQDAKDEDVKAAEKRLADLSARLRKGEALDKVIAAPGQPAVTGGDLGWFAKGTMVPEFEQAAFSLKKGEVSGTVRTQYGLHVIQVVDKKPEGVTPFDEAKEDIKRDMAEDKAAETLGKTVDGMLEELIGGADIAKLAQSKGLSSKASEYFSRQRPPLDLNLTPESLSLIFSQQPGKAVPQAMASGEGFVLAKVVDVKPEYIPSLEEVSKTVSADILADESLKLAEAKSKEVAAMLATPEGQAKVEQDYKDKFKTSAPFGRQGAIQELGQAQALSEAAFSAKEPGWLQGSYAVVSGFVVAKLKERQFPTDAEWQRDRTKIMSQAVPFQQEQLLRSYMQYLLEKMPIKIVNKDIIGPAAMGGPEQGASEGKS, encoded by the coding sequence ATGTTGGATATCCTCCGGCAGCATTCCCAGTCCTGGGTCATCAAAGCCATTTTCGGCATCATCATCGCCGTGTTCGTGTTCTTCGGCATCTATTCCTTCCGGGATCAGCGCGGAGCCGGCGGCGTGCTGGCCTACGTGGGCGAGAAGCCCATCCTGGTGAAGGATTTCATGAGCGAATACGAAGGCGCGCTCAGGCAGGCCCAGGCCCAGAACCCCTCCCTCACCAAGGAGGACCTGGAGCGCTTCGGCTTCAAGAGCCAGGTGCTCATGCAGATGGCCGGCCGCGTGCTCATCTTCGACCAGGCCGAGAAGCTGGGCGTGGCCGTGTCGCAGGCCGAGCTGCAGGCCGAGATCGCCCGCGTGCCCGCCTTCCAGAACGACCAGGGCAAGTTCGACTACGATCTGTACAAGGAAAAGCTCAAGTCCGTGGGCTTAAACCCCGAAAGCTTCGAGAGCGACCAGAAGCGCGACCTGCTCTACGAGAAGATGGTGCTCTACTCCATCCTGCCGGTGTACGTCACCGCGCCGGAGGTGCGCTCCATCTACAACTTCTCCCAGGAGAAGGCCGTGGTGGACTACCTCTCCTTCCCTGCCCGCGAGTTCGCCTCCCAGGTGAACGTCGCGGACGACAAGGTGAAGGAGGTCTACGAGTCCTCCAAGGAGAAGTACAAGCGCCCGGCCCAGGCCAAGATCGAGTATCTCGAGATCACCCCCGCCTCCCTGGCCGACCCCAAGCAGGTCAGCGATCAGGAGGCCAAGACCTACTACGACGCCAATCCGGACAAGTTCAAGCATCCGGACATGGTGAAGGCCAATCACCTGCTGGTGCTCCTGGCCCAGGACGCCAAGGACGAGGACGTCAAGGCGGCCGAGAAGCGACTGGCCGACCTGTCCGCGCGTCTGCGTAAGGGCGAGGCCCTGGACAAGGTGATCGCCGCTCCGGGCCAGCCCGCCGTCACCGGCGGCGACCTGGGTTGGTTCGCCAAGGGCACCATGGTGCCCGAGTTCGAGCAGGCCGCCTTCTCGCTCAAGAAGGGCGAGGTTTCAGGCACGGTCCGCACCCAGTACGGCCTGCACGTCATCCAGGTGGTGGACAAAAAGCCCGAGGGCGTCACTCCCTTCGACGAGGCCAAGGAAGACATCAAGCGCGACATGGCCGAGGACAAGGCCGCCGAGACCCTGGGCAAGACCGTGGACGGCATGCTCGAGGAACTCATCGGCGGCGCGGACATCGCCAAGCTGGCCCAGTCCAAGGGGCTTTCCTCCAAGGCCTCCGAGTACTTCAGCCGCCAGCGCCCGCCGCTGGACCTGAACCTGACCCCCGAGTCCCTTTCGCTCATCTTCTCCCAGCAGCCCGGCAAGGCCGTGCCCCAGGCCATGGCCTCGGGCGAGGGCTTCGTTCTGGCCAAGGTGGTGGACGTGAAGCCCGAGTACATCCCCTCCCTTGAGGAGGTGTCCAAGACGGTCAGCGCCGACATCCTGGCCGACGAGTCCCTGAAGCTGGCCGAGGCCAAGTCCAAGGAAGTGGCGGCCATGCTCGCCACCCCCGAGGGCCAGGCCAAGGTGGAGCAGGACTACAAGGACAAGTTCAAGACCTCCGCGCCGTTCGGCCGCCAGGGCGCCATCCAGGAGCTGGGCCAGGCCCAGGCCCTGTCCGAGGCCGCCTTCTCGGCCAAGGAGCCCGGTTGGCTGCAGGGCTCGTACGCCGTGGTCAGCGGATTCGTGGTGGCCAAGCTCAAGGAACGCCAGTTCCCCACCGATGCCGAATGGCAGCGCGACCGAACCAAGATCATGTCCCAGGCCGTGCCCTTCCAGCAGGAGCAGCTGCTGCGCTCCTACATGCAGTACCTGCTGGAGAAGATGCCCATCAAGATCGTCAACAAGGACATCATCGGACCGGCCGCTATGGGCGGCCCCGAACAGGGCGCCAGCGAAGGCAAATCCTAG